In a genomic window of Thalassophryne amazonica chromosome 12, fThaAma1.1, whole genome shotgun sequence:
- the gfi1aa gene encoding growth factor independent 1A transcription repressor a isoform X1: MPRSFLVKSKRAHSYHQPRHAHDCSFTPDAVFTLVCAGTCVTGVERVVTAVGGRVNAHTGSVSETKGPADSEGTLEPGRDASGSAHGLSPASGLLSPASGLLSPASGLLSPASGLLSPASGLLSPASGLLSPASGLLSPGSLSSGSPLSCGGSSDCDFWRPPSPSSSPESEKCSTTAAEDSHHFTLPIFPYSWSSYSGSGLKHLVQGPFHHPQSHGDLRSPVSSIYPSPGGGAERLYATQRGTVTRTYHRYSSQPQMCTMRDADQLWVDAEHKPRNCEVKSENDFIDSSLESNGSYKCVTCCKVFSTPHGLEVHVRRSHSGTRPFECDICGKTFGHAVSLDQHRAVHSQERSFSCKICGKSFKRSSTLSTHLLIHSDTRPYPCHYCGKRFHQKSDMKKHTFIHTGEKPHKCQVCGKAFSQSSNLITHSRKHTGFKPFGCELCGKGFQRKVDLRRHKETQHGLK; this comes from the exons ATGCCGAGGTCTTTTCTGGTGAAGAGCAAACGGGCCCACAGCTACCACCAACCCAGGCACGCGCACGACTGCTCTTTCACACCGGACGCCGTTTTCACCCTCGTGTGCGCAGGTACGTGCGTAACAGGTGTGGAACGTGTGGTGACTGCAGTCGGCGGGAGAGTTAACGCGCACACCGGCTCTGTTTCAGAGACAAAAGGTCCGGCGGACTCTGAGGGAACTTTGGAGCCGGGGAGGGATGCGAGCGGCAGCGCACACGGACTGTCCCCGGCCTCCGGACTGCTGTCCCCGGCCTCCGGACTGCTGTCCCCGGCCTCCGGACTGCTGTCCCCGGCCTCCGGACTGCTGTCCCCGGCCTCCGGACTGCTGTCCCCGGCCTCCGGACTGCTGTCCCCGGCCTCCGGACTGCTGTCCCCGGGCTCTTTGTCCTCCGGCTCCCCTCTGAGCTGCGGCGGATCCTCAGACTGTGACTTCTGGCGTCCTCCGTCTCCTTCCTCCTCACCAg AATCGGAGAAATGCTCCACTACTGCAGCAGAGGACAGTCACCACTTCACCCTCCCGATCTTTCCTTATTCCTGGAGCTCGTACTCTGGTTCTGGGCTGAAGCACCTGGTTCAGGGGCCGTTCCACCACCCGCAGAGCCACGGGGATCTCCGATCCCCTGTCAGCAGCATTTACCCATCACCGGGCGGCGGCGCGGAGCGTCTTTACGCAACGCAGAGGGGGACTGTGACCAGAACATAccacagatattcctcacagcctCAGATGTGCACGATGCGGGACGCAGACCAATTGTGGGTCGATGCAGAACACAAGCCTCGCAACTGTGAAGTCAAGTCTGAAAATGACTTTATCGACTCCAGCCTCGAGTCAAACGGATCCTATAAGTGCGTCACATGTTGTAAG GTTTTCTCCACACCTCACGGGTTGGAGGTGCACGTGCGTCGGTCACACAGCGGCACGCGGCCGTTCGAGTGCGACATCTGCGGGAAAACCTTCGGCCACGCGGTGAGCCTGGATCAGCACCGAGCCGTGCACTCGCAG GAGAGAAGCTTTAGCTGTAAAATCTGCGGCAAAAGCTTCAAGCGCTCCTCCACGCTGTCCACGCACCTGCTCATCCACTCAGACACGCGGCCTTATCCATGCCATTACTGTGGGAAGCGGTTCCATCAGAAATCGGACATGAAAAAACACACGTTCATCCACACAG GTGAAAAACCACACAAGTGTCAGGTGTGCGGGAAGGCCTTCAGTCAGAGCTCCAACCTCATCACCCACAGCCGAAAGCACACGGGCTTCAAACCGTTCGGCTGCGAACTGTGCGGGAAAGGCTTCCAGAGGAAAGTGGACCTGAGGAGGCACAAGGAGACCCAGCACGGACTCAAGTGA
- the gfi1aa gene encoding growth factor independent 1A transcription repressor a isoform X2 gives MPRSFLVKSKRAHSYHQPRHAHDCSFTPDAVFTLVCAETKGPADSEGTLEPGRDASGSAHGLSPASGLLSPASGLLSPASGLLSPASGLLSPASGLLSPASGLLSPASGLLSPGSLSSGSPLSCGGSSDCDFWRPPSPSSSPESEKCSTTAAEDSHHFTLPIFPYSWSSYSGSGLKHLVQGPFHHPQSHGDLRSPVSSIYPSPGGGAERLYATQRGTVTRTYHRYSSQPQMCTMRDADQLWVDAEHKPRNCEVKSENDFIDSSLESNGSYKCVTCCKVFSTPHGLEVHVRRSHSGTRPFECDICGKTFGHAVSLDQHRAVHSQERSFSCKICGKSFKRSSTLSTHLLIHSDTRPYPCHYCGKRFHQKSDMKKHTFIHTGEKPHKCQVCGKAFSQSSNLITHSRKHTGFKPFGCELCGKGFQRKVDLRRHKETQHGLK, from the exons ATGCCGAGGTCTTTTCTGGTGAAGAGCAAACGGGCCCACAGCTACCACCAACCCAGGCACGCGCACGACTGCTCTTTCACACCGGACGCCGTTTTCACCCTCGTGTGCGCAG AGACAAAAGGTCCGGCGGACTCTGAGGGAACTTTGGAGCCGGGGAGGGATGCGAGCGGCAGCGCACACGGACTGTCCCCGGCCTCCGGACTGCTGTCCCCGGCCTCCGGACTGCTGTCCCCGGCCTCCGGACTGCTGTCCCCGGCCTCCGGACTGCTGTCCCCGGCCTCCGGACTGCTGTCCCCGGCCTCCGGACTGCTGTCCCCGGCCTCCGGACTGCTGTCCCCGGGCTCTTTGTCCTCCGGCTCCCCTCTGAGCTGCGGCGGATCCTCAGACTGTGACTTCTGGCGTCCTCCGTCTCCTTCCTCCTCACCAg AATCGGAGAAATGCTCCACTACTGCAGCAGAGGACAGTCACCACTTCACCCTCCCGATCTTTCCTTATTCCTGGAGCTCGTACTCTGGTTCTGGGCTGAAGCACCTGGTTCAGGGGCCGTTCCACCACCCGCAGAGCCACGGGGATCTCCGATCCCCTGTCAGCAGCATTTACCCATCACCGGGCGGCGGCGCGGAGCGTCTTTACGCAACGCAGAGGGGGACTGTGACCAGAACATAccacagatattcctcacagcctCAGATGTGCACGATGCGGGACGCAGACCAATTGTGGGTCGATGCAGAACACAAGCCTCGCAACTGTGAAGTCAAGTCTGAAAATGACTTTATCGACTCCAGCCTCGAGTCAAACGGATCCTATAAGTGCGTCACATGTTGTAAG GTTTTCTCCACACCTCACGGGTTGGAGGTGCACGTGCGTCGGTCACACAGCGGCACGCGGCCGTTCGAGTGCGACATCTGCGGGAAAACCTTCGGCCACGCGGTGAGCCTGGATCAGCACCGAGCCGTGCACTCGCAG GAGAGAAGCTTTAGCTGTAAAATCTGCGGCAAAAGCTTCAAGCGCTCCTCCACGCTGTCCACGCACCTGCTCATCCACTCAGACACGCGGCCTTATCCATGCCATTACTGTGGGAAGCGGTTCCATCAGAAATCGGACATGAAAAAACACACGTTCATCCACACAG GTGAAAAACCACACAAGTGTCAGGTGTGCGGGAAGGCCTTCAGTCAGAGCTCCAACCTCATCACCCACAGCCGAAAGCACACGGGCTTCAAACCGTTCGGCTGCGAACTGTGCGGGAAAGGCTTCCAGAGGAAAGTGGACCTGAGGAGGCACAAGGAGACCCAGCACGGACTCAAGTGA